Genomic DNA from Shewanella woodyi ATCC 51908:
AGTGTAGCTCCAGGTATAAGCTCCACTTTTATTCAGATCATAGCGAGAAGCTTGCTCCCAGATCCGCACAAAAGTGTCTTGAAGCAGATCTTCTGCTAGCTGTCGATCATGCATAAGCTGCATTAATACAGGAAAAATCTTAGGCGAAAGACTCAGGTATAAAGACTTAAACGCTTCTCTATCTCCCATCGCCGTTCGCGCTAATAACATCTCGTCAGTTTCGTTCAATTAAAGTGCTCTCTTAACATATCTTTTAAATGAGACCAGTTATCGACCCATTAACGCTCAGTAAAGGTGCCATAAAACGTAATTGGGATCTGTTGATTAATGGATGCTAAGCCCATCACCTCAATGAGTTTCTCAACTCCAAGGTTCATATCGAGTTGCTTAATATCAAGCAAAATAGGCGTAAGCGTGGAAACATGAAGTGCGCCATCGGCACTCTTCACTAGCTGAAGTTCTGCCTTTAATGTTAGTACTTTCCCGTGTGTTTTTAATATCAATGCCTGAGTAATTCCCTTAGGTTTACCTATAGCTAAATCCTTGAGCTCTAATTTCGATATCTGACCTGAAATCTCAACTCTGCTGTATTTCTCCACCTGAAAAACCCAATCACGAAGGCGTTGATCTCGAATTGGTACTTGAGTATTCACACTCTCAAGCTGAACCATTAACATGAATTCTCCGTCATCAGAAACGGTGCCAGATAATGTATTAAAACCTGAAACTTCTGTAATACTCTGTTTATTGATCAACACTTTAGTCGATAAAAAGTTCAACGCAGCTGAGTTTGAATCCAATGTCCATTGAGCAGAGGCTTGAGTTGATCCAAGTAACGCGATAGATAAAAGTAAAGTGGCAAAAGTGGTTTTCATAAATAGCTCTCTTGATTAATAACTACCACTTATACGAACAAGCTCTCTGAGTGGATGCAGATGATTGCATCTATTTTTTAAGGCTTAATTCAATTAAACAAACGCGCCATTACCTTTATCCAAATGGATGGGTAGTGTTAAGCTGATTAAGTAGCATTAGAAAAAGGCGACCGCTTTGCACCAAGGAACCACTCCTCCACAAAAGATGACCAGCTCTGCGACCATAAAACGCAGCGAGATAAGATCCAATATTCGCGCAGCCAGACGCAATATCTCCCCTCAGCAACAAGCTTGTTTTGGTCAGCAAGCCTGTGCACATATGCTCACTAAACTTGAGGAGCTTAAGGTAAAACGTCTAGCCCTCTACCTAACCAATGATGGCGAACTGGACACCCAGCCATTAATTAAGGCTTTATGGCAAAATGATATCGAGGTTTATCTGCCAAGGCTTCACCCCTTTAGTCAAGGCAACCTGCTTTTTTTAGCCTATAGATCAAACACCAGCTTGGTACAAAACTCCCTTAAGATTTGGGAGCCAAAACTGGATATTACTCAGATGATTTTGCCCCATCAATTAGATGTGATTGTCACACCTTTAGTGGCGTTCGATGAGGCTGGAAATCGTATGGGAATGGGTGGGGGATTTTATGACAGAACGCTGATGAATTGGGAGCGAATGGGTTCACCACTTCCTATTGGTTATGCTCATGACTGCCAGCAAGTCAATCGTTTACCTTGTGAGCATTGGGATATCCCCCTGCCAATGATTATCACCCCTACTAAAACATGGAAGTTTTAATTTGCACTGACACTCAGTGGAGTCAGGCCAATATTTGAGGTGATCTTATACTCTTTAAGAACCTTATCTAAGGTGCCATCTTGCCTCATACTCTCTAACCCCAGATTAAACTCTCTGATTAAATTTTGATAACCTGGGATCT
This window encodes:
- a CDS encoding YceI family protein; this encodes MKTTFATLLLSIALLGSTQASAQWTLDSNSAALNFLSTKVLINKQSITEVSGFNTLSGTVSDDGEFMLMVQLESVNTQVPIRDQRLRDWVFQVEKYSRVEISGQISKLELKDLAIGKPKGITQALILKTHGKVLTLKAELQLVKSADGALHVSTLTPILLDIKQLDMNLGVEKLIEVMGLASINQQIPITFYGTFTER
- a CDS encoding 5-formyltetrahydrofolate cyclo-ligase, which encodes MHQGTTPPQKMTSSATIKRSEIRSNIRAARRNISPQQQACFGQQACAHMLTKLEELKVKRLALYLTNDGELDTQPLIKALWQNDIEVYLPRLHPFSQGNLLFLAYRSNTSLVQNSLKIWEPKLDITQMILPHQLDVIVTPLVAFDEAGNRMGMGGGFYDRTLMNWERMGSPLPIGYAHDCQQVNRLPCEHWDIPLPMIITPTKTWKF